A genomic region of Phragmites australis chromosome 2, lpPhrAust1.1, whole genome shotgun sequence contains the following coding sequences:
- the LOC133910260 gene encoding uncharacterized protein LOC133910260: MVAGRSGMLAQQLVLGCLVVAVALLALSGGVDSATGTNGTTPVVNPPRRTKYIRVSSKKRNYEVSCTDEGNPSCYIRCPTRCPNSCFVSCEYCLSFCQCDIFPGTSCGDPRFTGGDGNTFYFHGKKDQDFCIVSDADLHINAHFIGNHNPDLKRDFTWVQALGVSFGEHRLYIGARKAVEWDQDEDHIQMAFDGVPLDVDTVKNARWVSKALPALSVTRMDAVNTVMVELDGVFSISASAVPITDEDNRIHKYGRTESDSLVHLDLGFQFHNLTKDVDGVLGQTYRPNYVTRLNITAKMPIMGGAPKYLSSGLFSTDCAVSKFHRSGGVVTTFAS, from the exons GTTGGCTCAGCAGCTGGTACTAGGCTgcctggtggtggcggtggccctGCTTGCGCTGTCGGGCGGCGTGGACTCGGCGACGGGGACGAACGGGACGACGCCGGTCGTCAATCCCCCGCGCCGCACCAAGTACATCCGTGTAAGCTCCAAAAAGCGCAACTACGAGGTCTCCTGCACCGACGAAGGCAATCCGTCGTGCTACATCCGCTGCCCAACGCGATGCCCCAACTCTTGCTTCGTCTCCTGCGAATACTGCTTGAGCTTCTGCC AGTGTGATATCTTCCCGGGCACTTCTTGCGGCGACCCTCGCTTCACCGGCGGCGACGGCAACACCTTCTACTTCCACGGCAAGAAGGACCAGGACTTCTGCATCGTCTCCGATGCCGACCTCCACATCAACGCCCACTTCATCGGCAACCACAACCCCGACCTCAAGCGCGACTTCACCTGGGTGCAGGCCCTCGGCGTCAGCTTCGGTGAGCACCGCCTCTACATCGGCGCCCGCAAGGCCGTCGAGTGGGACCAAGACGAGGACCACATCCAGATGGCCTTCGATGGAGTGCCTCTCGACGTCGACACCGTCAAGAACGCCCGCTGGGTGTCCAAGGCCCTGCCCGCCCTGTCCGTCACGCGGATGGACGCTGTCAACACCGTCATGGTGGAGCTCGATGGCGTCTTCAGCATCTCGGCCAGTGCCGTTCCCATCACCGACGAGGACAACCGGATCCACAAGTACGGCAGGACGGAGAGCGACAGCCTCGTGCACCTCGACCTTGGTTTCCAGTTCCATAACCTCACCAAGGACGTCGACGGCGTGCTTGGCCAGACCTACCGCCCTAACTACGTCACCAGGCTGAACATCACGGCTAAGATGCCGATCATGGGCGGCGCACCAAAGTACCTCTCGTCGGGTCTCTTCTCGACGGACTGCGCCGTCTCCAAGTTCCACCGCAGCGGTGGTGTCGTCACCACATTCGCTTCTTAA